In Candidatus Electrothrix scaldis, the genomic window GGTTTGTTCTTATTGATATAGAATCAGGAACTACCCAGGGCATTGAAAACAGCAACTCTCAGGCTTCACAAGGTGCTGGCATTGCGGCAGCTCAAACCATGAGCGAACACGGGGTCGATGCCGTACTTACAGGCAGATTGGGGCCTAAGGCAAAAGCAGCCCTTGAGGCATCCGGGGTTGGAATGTATGAAGGATTAGGAAAGTCCACCGTAGCCGAAGCCCTGGAGCAATTTCGAGCAGGAGAGTATGGAGCTTACAGTCAGGCCGAGACCGAAAATCCTGCTTCACCCTCCCCTGCTTCGGAATCATCCAACGCAAGACAATGCTCAGGACCAGGAGCAACTCGTAGCCAAGGGGGCGGATATGGTATGGGACAAGGGCAGGGTCGGGGCCAGGGCCAAGGAAAAGGAGGCTGCGGTTGCGGCAAGGGCGCAGGCAATGGTCAGGGACGCAGGAGGGGACAGTGAATAAAAGACTGCACCCGGAAATCATCAGGCACTTTCATAACACACCCTTTAGCACCCCGATAATCGGTATTACCGGAGGTAAGGGTGGAGTGGGAAAATCAACCGTAGCGGTAAATCTGGCAGCAGCTTTTGTTGCCCAGGGCAAAAGAGTTGCTCTTGTTGATGCAGACGTGGACGCCCCAAATGACAGCCTCCTCCTTGGTATTCCCCTGGAAAATCCTCAACCGGTCACCATCATGCAGCCAATTTTTGACTCGGCTCAATGTACGGACTGTCAGAAATGCGTCAAAGCCTGCCAGATGAACAGCCTGTTCCGACCCAAGGAGAAAAGCATTACCTTGATGGGGGAATGTAATGGCTGCGAAGCCTGCTATCTGGTTTGCCCAGCAGGTGCGATCAGCCAAGGAAGTCACTCCGTCGGTACGCTGTACAAAACCAAGCGAGGTAAGCTCACCCTCTACACCGGGGCTCTGCAACCGGGTCTGGCAGAAAGTGCTTTGATAGTCAATGCGGTCGGGGACGCTGCCTTTGCTGATGCGGAGCTCTTTGACATTATCCTGGTGGATACAGCCCCAGGCACCCATTGCAATGTGATCGGCGCGTTAAAAGGAGCCAGGCATGTACTGGCAGTGACAGAACCAACACCCTTGGGTTCCCATGATCTTGAGCTGATCCTCTCGCTTTTAGATATGTTCAGCATCCAACGAAGCGTTGTAATTAACCGAGCAAATTTACCAGGACAAAAAGAAAAGGTGGAACAAGCAGCCCAGGCTGCTTCAGCTGCCATTGCAGCGGAAATCAAACTGGACAAGGACCTCCTGGCTGGTTATCTGGAAGGAACACCAGTAGTTGATCTTCTGCCCAATTCAGCGGCAGCAGAAATCTTTCTGAAAATGACAGACTATCTGACAGCCACTTACTTATCCCCACATAATCAAACTCAACAGGAGCAGCAGTTATGAAGGAGATTGTTATTCTCAGTGGTAAGGGCGGGGTGGGCAAATCCTCACTGACAGCGGCTCTGGCTCACCTGCTGACAGAAAATGGAAAATATCGCCTTACCTTGGCTGACACGGATGTTGATGCACCCAATCTCCACATTGTGCTGGGAGCCGAGTTCGACCGCAGCACAGGCGTCACCGCCTCGAATAAGGCAATCATTGACTATGATAAATGCAGCAGATGCATGAATTGTGTAAGCGCCTGTGCCTTTGACTCTATTATAGGTACAGAGGAACCTGTTATCATAAGCTATTCCTGCGAGGGCTGCGGGGTATGCTCTCTGGTTTGCCCGGAAGAGGCGGTCTCGGTTCATCCGGTAGAAAACGGTCAGATTAACTTTGTAACCTCAGGAACTGTTCGGGTGGTGGCTGGAGCATTAGGAATCGGTGAGTCCAGCTCAGGACGGTTGGTGGATATCGTTAAACGGCAAGCGCGCCAGGAGGCCTCTCTGAGCGGCTGCGACCTGCTGCTCACAGATGGCCCTCCAGGAATAGGTTGCCCGGTGATAGCAGCATTAAAAGGTGCGGATTATGCCATCCTGGTCAGCGAACCCACCCCATCTGCCTTGAGCGATCTGCAACGAATTACCGAGGTGGTTCAAGGATTCAAGATACCTGCCGGTGCTGTGCTCAATCGAAGCGATATGGACCCGCAATCCGCTCAAACAACACGGGACTGGTTGACCGGGAACGAGCTCCCTTTACTCGGCGAAATCCCCTATGATCCCTATTTGCCCCAGGCCTTAGCTCGGGGGAATCTGGGTGTGAAGATGTATCCAGATGCCCCCTCATCTCTGGCAATAAAAAAGCTGCATAAGGTGGTGGAAGGCTTATTGGAGTAAGCTCCTTCTCCCTCTCCCCCACAGCACGACCAATAAACCGGAGAAACACCTTCTCCGGTTGTCTGACGCATCAGTAGCTGTTCCATAGCCTATTCCATCAACTTATCCGAACAAATATTTTTCCGTAGTTAGAGGGGAGGTACACCTCATAATCACCACTGTTATCAACCTCAATTATTTCCTTATCCGGCATTAGCTGCTCCTGCCAGCGGCCTGAAGATAATGGAACACGTAGGGTCCCATCCTGATCACTGAAGTTGATCAAGACCAATACCGAGGTTTCGTTTTGTTCTTCTGGCAAGCGAAGGTAGGCTACTAAGCCCTTATCCAACTTTGAATATTGCCTATAAAAGATAGAATTGCGGCTCCGCAGAGCGGAATATTGGTGTCGCAACTTGCCGAGTCGCCTGTAAAGATTCACCAGGGCACGCCCTTCCCGCTCATAAAAAAAATTCCAGTGCAAAGGACGGGCTGCCAAAACCCGCGAGCCACCAATATCATCTTTCCCGTAGATTTCCCCAAATTCCTGCCCCTGCCAAAGAAGAGGGACCCCTTCTGCTGTCATCAGAGCAATAGCAAAAGGCTGAAGGCGATGCCAATTCCTTCTATCCCGTCCGAACAGGTCAAAGCCGCCATCACTTAAGGGTTCTGCCTCACTGGCAATATACATGAGACGACTCCTATCATGGCTTTCCAAAAACTGTAAGGGCGCGACCGGAAAGACATCACCATCTTTTTCATTACGATACTCTCTGGGCCAGGGGTCTGATACATCAATGAGCAATATCTCATCAATAAATTCTTCTGGTACTGAGCCGTAATCCCTTAACATATCCTGCGCCTTCAGCATAGGATTCCATCTCTTGCTGGCCGTGGTGTAGGTCTCTTGCATAATTTTTTTCGGCATATCCAGATGTTCAGCAACCTGAATAATACGCGTATGCGTTCCTCCACGAAAGCGCGGAATACCCTTACTGTATTGATATGTTTCATAAACAAGCCGGGAGTAGCCTTTCCCGAGAGGGCCGTCATAAATGCCCGGTACATAGTCGTAACGAAAACCATCAAAATGCAGCTCGTCTAAGAAATACCTATTAACTGCCGTGAAATAATCAAAGGTGAATTCCTTGGTAAAATCAGTCCCTATTCCGAACACATCAGCGGCAAAAGGTCCTATCATAGGATTTTCTTCCTCTGTTATTCTATATACCTTATGATAGCAAAACTCATCGTGCATATGGGCATAGACGGCATCATGAATCACCGCAATGCCGCGCTCGTGACAGGCATTGACCAGCCTTTTCAGCATATTGGCATCACCATAACGCTCTTCTATGGCGAAATAACTCATCGGCATATAGCCCCAGCGGTACGGTTCTGGAATATTGGTTACCGGCATCAATTCGATACAGTTTACCCCCAGGGACTCCAAATAAATGAGTTTTTCCAGCACTTCTTCAAAAGTGTTGGCAAAATCATCTACCATCATTTCGTAGATAATTAATTCACTGATATCAGGCACAGAGAACGCACTGTCTGTCCACTGAAAATCATCCTGCACCTGAAAATCAAAGGCCGAATTTGTTCCGCTTCCACTCAGCACAGCATAGGGGTCGGCAAAAGAATAGATGAGTTCCTGCCCGTCCCGATGCAATCGATAACGATACAAATATCGCCCAGGTTGTCCTAGACTACCAATCTGGGGTAATGCATTTATATCCCCGTGAAACTGCCAGAGACCAGTTTGGCGATCCCTTTCTGTTAGCTCTACAGAAACAGCTGCAATATCAGGAGAGAACTGATCAGCACTATGGATTATATCCGCATAAAGGCTATAGTGTTTATCTGTGCTAATCCCTGGAAGATACAGCCCGAGTTGCAGACTATTCCGACCGGTTAGCCCAACATGAGCTCCGACCTGTGCCAACTCAATCATTTTTTCCTCCTTATTTTTCCTAGATAGGGTTATTATATCCACTCAAATATTCTGTCTAAGCCTCACTTCGATAGACCGACAAAAAATAATGACCACCTAGCGGTGAAGTTGAACAGATACGGAATACATCCCATCTTTTTTCCGACGTGTTAAATTTTTTCAGAATATTCCGTGAGCCATCCTTCTTCGAGCATATACAGTGAATGCAACAGGCCCGTTACACTCTATGAAGAATATGTCGAGTAACTATATAATAAAAGGCATATGTATTGCGCTCTTCTTTTTCTTTGCCTCAGCAGCTCATTCAGATGAAAAAAAAATCTATCTCTGGCATAAGGAAGCAACAGCAAAAGAATTTATACGCGATATATGTGCCGAATTCAGCAAAAAACACGGGGTGCAAATAAAAGCTGAATATATCCCTGTAAATCACCTCAAACAAGCCCTTATCAAGAGGGCCTTACGTGGTCGAATGCCCGAAATAGCACTTGTTCCCTCCGATTTTGTCGGACTTTTTTCCTTAATCAACTTATCAAAGGTCCCGGCGTCTCTTAACAACCCTGATATAGGAGAGAATGCCTATGGAACAGTGCGAATTGGCGGAAAAATATATGGAGCACCTATACTCGGGGGTAACCATATTATGATGTATTATAATAAAAAAAAAGTCAAAACACCTGCGACAACTTGGGCCGAGCTTTATGCCCAAAAAGCAGCATTGGAACAGCAAGGCGTAAAACCTATAGGCTGGAGTTATAATGATGTCTACTGGTTTGTCGGTTTCATGGGACCATTTGGGGGCTGGCCAATGGAAGGAGGGGAAATTACCCTGAATACCAAGGCGATGCAAGATGCTCTTACGTTCTACAAATCTCTTGCCGATAAAGGGCTTATTCCTCAGGACTGTAACAGCGGTTGTGGGACGGATCGTTTTTTTAATGGGGAGTTCGCTTATGCCCTGAACGGTGACTGGGCTTATCTACAAACAGAAAAGGCGCTGGGCAAAGACTTCGGCGTTGCTGTGATTCCTTCAATCGGAACGAAACCTGTGACTCCGATGTATTCGACACATGCACTGGTCTTTCCCGGAAAATCACTGCAAGGCCCAATGAGAGACATCCTGGAACAGTTTACCATGACCATGCAAAGTGAGCCGATTCAACGGCGCTGGTATACAGCGCTGAAACGCCTTCCTGTGCATAAAAAAGTATTGAATGATTTCAAGCAGCAGGCTGATCCCAATCAACGGCAATTTCTGAGACAGCTTGAGATTGCCAGGGCAATGCCCAGCGAATCCAGCATGAGTTATGCATGGGAGGGAATCCGTAAAGGATTCTACCGTTTCCTGGCAGGAAGCCTTGATGCCGAACAAGCATCGGCCCTTATGCAAAAGGTTGCGGAATCTCATGATTAACAGCAAGATGACGATGAAAAAATCCTGGTTTTCCATCTTCAGAAATTTTCCCTTTACCTTGACCATAATTATTCTGGTTGCGACCGGGGTACCGGCGCTCATCATTTCCTACTTTCTTATAGATAAAAATTATCAAACAGCAAGAGGAGGTGCAATTAAGGGGTTGAACGATCAGGCGAAGAGTATAGCGCTTGACCTAACGAACCAGCTGAATGGCACAGCTTCCCGCCTCCGTATTCTTGGAAGAACTGGAGATATGGCCTTAGCGAGTTACAGTGAGTTGTTTGGAGGGGATGCTGCCGAGGATATGGGCAATTTCAATACAGGTAACGATCTGGTTGCATCAACATACCTTTTCATTAAAAATTCTAATATACTGAACAATAATACTCCTCCAATGGAAGTAGTACCAGACTGCGTAGCAGATATTAAGCTCCCCTCTGCGGTCATGCAATCCCTGAATCATTTTTTTCAGGAAGATTCGGATACAATGCCGTCACAGTATATCGCCTCTGATTTTTGTAACGATCATCAAGATGAGAAATGCAAAGAAAACGAAGACAAGTGCGGAAAAGACTTCTTTGCAAAGGTCATCAAGAGAATCAGTTATGATGAGCGAGCAAAAGGAGAAAATGGCTCAACAAGCAAGGTCGTATATTCATCAAACCGCCCATGCAGGACAGATCATGGCATCGCGATCATTGTACCACTTGCCACAAAAGAACACGTCAACAGTCCCATCACAACTCTGGGAGCCGTTATTGCTATTGTGCCGGTTGACTACCTGATTACAGTTATCCGTTCCAGAATCGCCCCCGAGAGCAAGAGAGTTTTCGATTTCCAACTCAAAGATGGCACCTCTCTTTGCAACTGGAAAACGAGCCTTTCTTCCGTTCAAGATTACGGCCAGGAGGATCTGATCTCAAGTACCCCGGCATCCTTAGGTCTCTCTTCTGACACCGACCCAGATAAGCTGATAGTGGAGTACCGTCTTGTGCTTTCCGAGCCCTCAGATATACGCTTTGCTGAGGTCGACAAGAACAAAGAACAATTGTTCTTCATCGTGCTTATATCTTTATTCGTCATCCTTATCCTCGCCTATTTCACAGCTAATTTCATTGTTTCTCCCTTAAAAGACATGAAAAAAATCGTCAACCAATATGCTGCTGGCGACTACTCATCCTTTAAAGGAAAAATATTCTTTGCTGAGTTTGCCAATTTCACCCGTCTTCTTGAACGAATGGGAGAGAAAATCCTGGACCAATTGGCTAATCTCCAGGAGATCAACAGTGCTTATGCACGCTTTGTGCCCAACGACTTTCTCAATTACCTGCAAAAAGAATCCATTATCGAGGTGCAATTGGGCGATCATGTGGAAAAAAACATGTCTGTCCTTTTCGCAGACATTGCTGATTTCACAACTATCTCGGAACGCATGAGTCCAAAACAAAACTTCACCTTTGTCAACTCCATCCTCAATGCCATCGGCCCTATCATTAGAAACAATAACGGATTCATAGATAAATATATTGGCGACGCCATTATGGCGCTCTTTGATAAGAGCCCGGATGATGCCATTGCTGCCGGGATTGGCCTCCTCAATGCCGTTACAGCCTATAACGAGAAACGAAAAAAAGCAAAATACTATACTGCTCCGATAAAAATTCGGGTCGGAATCAACACTGGCCATCTGATGCTGGGAATAATTGGTGAATACGGACGCATGGACGGGACTGTTATCAGCGATGCCGTTAACCTGGCTTCCCGCCTGGAGGGTCTTGCAAAGCTGTACGGGGCCTCGCTAGTAATCAGCGGGCACACCTTTTATCGGCTGGAAAAGCCTTTGAAATATCGCATCAGAGAACTGGATCTGGTTGCAGTCAAAGGCAAATCCCAACCTGTCAGCGTTTTTGAAGTATTGGAAGGCGATGAGAGTGAAACAATGCAAAAAAAGAGAGACTGCAAAAAACATTTCGAAAAAGGAGTCTTTCTCTATCGGGATAAGCACTTTCACAGAACACGGCAAATAATGCAGGGAATTCTCCGTGATAACCCAAACGATAAAGCAGCGCAGTTGTACTATGATAGGTGTCAGGAGAATATAGAATTCGGCGTCCCTGAAAACTGGCAGGCAGTCACACGACTCTATCAAAAATAAAACGATTGCTTTTTTTTCGTTGCCCATACGAACCTTATCGAATAATTACATCCTGTTATATACGGAAAAGAAAAAAAGCTACAACGGAGAGTGAGCTACACAAAGTCAAAGCAGGTCTGATTCATTATCTATTCAGGAGGTAAAGCATGGCAATCCAGTGGCATAAGTCTACCTGCCCTTATTGTGGCGTCGGCTGCGGCTTACAGGTTGGGGTGGAGCAGGGACGTATTGTAAAGGTACAGGGCATGGAGGAGCACCCAATTAATAAGGGCCGCATATGTGCCTTGGCTGCTCATTTACCACCTGTGTTTAATGCACCGAGCCGACTCACCCAACCTCTCCTGCGCCGCAACGGACAACTCATTCCAGTCAGCTGGGATGAGGCGGTGCATTATGTTGCTGGCGATCTGAACCGAATTATTGAAGAGCACGGTCCCAATGCGGTGGCTTTCTACGGTGGAGCTGCGAATCTGACTGAAGAATATTATTTGATGAATAAGCTGATAAAGGGTTGCATCGGCACCAATAATATCGAATGCTCCACCCGACTCTGTATGGCCAGTTCAGCTGCTGGCTTTCTTTCCACCTTAGGGGCTGATGCCCCCCCTACCTGCTACGCAGACATAGAACAGGCAGACCTCTTCTATGTCGCTGGCAATAATATGGCGGTCACCTTACCTATCATCTTTCTACGCCTGAAAAAAGCTGCAGAAAAAGGAGCCAAGGTTATAATTGTTGATCCTCGCCGAACAGAAACAGCAGCTATCGCTGATATTCATCTCCAGATCAAACCAGGCACTGATGTAGCCCTGAATAACACCTTGGCCCATATCCTTCTCAAGGAAGGATTTGTTGATGAGGAAAGTGTGGACATTCGCACCTCCGGCCTTGATGAACTAAAAATCTTTTTGGAAAAATATACGCCCAGCTACGGTGCCGAGATAACCGGCTGTCCAGCAGAACAGATCATTGCAGCTGCCCGCCTTATCGGGTCTTGCAAAAATATGCTCACCTTCTGGTTCCAAGGGTATAATCATTCCACCCAAGCGGTCTTTAAAAACAACAGCCTGCATAATCTCTCGCTCCTGACCGGCAATTTTTGTCGCCCTGGAGCTGGCCCCCTTTCCATTACCGGCGAAGCCAACGCCTTGGGGAATCGCTGGGTCGGGGCACTCAGTCATCTCCTACCCGGAATGCGCTTGGTTGCTAATCCCAGTCAACGCCAGGAGGTTGCAGATTTTTGGAATATTCCTGTGGAAAATCTCCAATCTACACCAGGTCGTTCTATTATTGAAATTATTCAGGGCCTACACGAGGGCTCAGTTAAGGCTTTGTGGGTAACAACAACCAACCCTGCAGCCTCTTTACCAGACACCCATTGGGTAGAGGAAGGGCTCAAAAAAGCTGAGCTACTTATTGTTCAGGATATATTCCATCCCACTGAAACAACCCAACTTGCTGATGTAGTGCTGGCAGGAGCCCAGTGGTGTGAAAAAACAGGGACCTTCATCTCCTCAGAACGACGCATTGAATTAGTCAAAAAACTGGTAGATCCTCCAGGTGAAGCAAAAACAGATTGTGACATCATCATTGATGTGGCCCGAGCAATGGGATTTGAAGATGAGTTTTCCTATTCATCACCGAAAGAGATTTTTGAAGAATGGAAAATACTGACAAGAGGTCGGATTTGCGATATGAACGGGGTGACTTATGAAAGGCTGGAAGACGCTATCGGGCCACAGCTTCCCTGTCCGGTAAAGGACCATCCCGGAACAGAGCGCCTTTTCCTTGACTGGCGTTTTCCCAGGGCCGATGGGCGAGCCGCTCTCTTGGGACGGGAATATCAGGAAGGCGCCGAGTCACCTGATAGCGAGTATCCCTTTACCCTTGTGACAGGAAAGTTGGCAGGTCATTTCAACACCCGAACCCGCACAGGGCGAGTAGAGGAACTACGCCGCCAGGAACCGGAGAACTACGTTGAAATCCATCCTCAAGATGCTGAGACACTCAGCATGGAGGAAAATGATGTGGTCGAAGTGGCCTCCCGGCGCGGCCGGGTCCTTGCTAAGGTACGGGTTGCTGACAGAATACTGGCAGGGACCGTGTACATGAACATGCATTTCGGTAATGCCCTCCAGGACCCGGATAATCGCCTGGCCAATATTCTCTGCACCCATGCTATTGATCGCCATTCCAAGCAACCTGAGTACAAAATAACTGCCGTGCGTATGGCAAAAGTACAAGAGGATTATGAGAGCATCGCAGCAGCAGAACGTTAAAACGCTCCAAAAAACGGTTAAATTCTTTGAGGCGGTACTTGCCGCCTCGCAGGATTGCGTTGTCATAACTGACGAGGCCGCTACTATCCTGGTGGCTAATCAAAGTTTCTGTTCTCTTTTTTCCTGCTCCCCTGGTGAACTCGTTGAAACCAGCCTCTTTGACTGGTTGAGTGCCTTTGTGGGAGATCCTCTGAGCACGTGGACCTCTTTACAGAAGGAAATCTCTCGTACCGGGACTTGTAGCAATGTTGGGTTCGAGCTGATGACCAGCACAGGTCCCAAGTTTTTCAGTGTGAACGCCTCTTCCCG contains:
- a CDS encoding NifB/NifX family molybdenum-iron cluster-binding protein; protein product: MKLCITAAGNDLNAATDAAFGRAPWFVLIDIESGTTQGIENSNSQASQGAGIAAAQTMSEHGVDAVLTGRLGPKAKAALEASGVGMYEGLGKSTVAEALEQFRAGEYGAYSQAETENPASPSPASESSNARQCSGPGATRSQGGGYGMGQGQGRGQGQGKGGCGCGKGAGNGQGRRRGQ
- a CDS encoding P-loop NTPase, whose protein sequence is MNKRLHPEIIRHFHNTPFSTPIIGITGGKGGVGKSTVAVNLAAAFVAQGKRVALVDADVDAPNDSLLLGIPLENPQPVTIMQPIFDSAQCTDCQKCVKACQMNSLFRPKEKSITLMGECNGCEACYLVCPAGAISQGSHSVGTLYKTKRGKLTLYTGALQPGLAESALIVNAVGDAAFADAELFDIILVDTAPGTHCNVIGALKGARHVLAVTEPTPLGSHDLELILSLLDMFSIQRSVVINRANLPGQKEKVEQAAQAASAAIAAEIKLDKDLLAGYLEGTPVVDLLPNSAAAEIFLKMTDYLTATYLSPHNQTQQEQQL
- a CDS encoding ATP-binding protein; this encodes MKEIVILSGKGGVGKSSLTAALAHLLTENGKYRLTLADTDVDAPNLHIVLGAEFDRSTGVTASNKAIIDYDKCSRCMNCVSACAFDSIIGTEEPVIISYSCEGCGVCSLVCPEEAVSVHPVENGQINFVTSGTVRVVAGALGIGESSSGRLVDIVKRQARQEASLSGCDLLLTDGPPGIGCPVIAALKGADYAILVSEPTPSALSDLQRITEVVQGFKIPAGAVLNRSDMDPQSAQTTRDWLTGNELPLLGEIPYDPYLPQALARGNLGVKMYPDAPSSLAIKKLHKVVEGLLE
- a CDS encoding alpha-amylase family glycosyl hydrolase, translating into MIELAQVGAHVGLTGRNSLQLGLYLPGISTDKHYSLYADIIHSADQFSPDIAAVSVELTERDRQTGLWQFHGDINALPQIGSLGQPGRYLYRYRLHRDGQELIYSFADPYAVLSGSGTNSAFDFQVQDDFQWTDSAFSVPDISELIIYEMMVDDFANTFEEVLEKLIYLESLGVNCIELMPVTNIPEPYRWGYMPMSYFAIEERYGDANMLKRLVNACHERGIAVIHDAVYAHMHDEFCYHKVYRITEEENPMIGPFAADVFGIGTDFTKEFTFDYFTAVNRYFLDELHFDGFRYDYVPGIYDGPLGKGYSRLVYETYQYSKGIPRFRGGTHTRIIQVAEHLDMPKKIMQETYTTASKRWNPMLKAQDMLRDYGSVPEEFIDEILLIDVSDPWPREYRNEKDGDVFPVAPLQFLESHDRSRLMYIASEAEPLSDGGFDLFGRDRRNWHRLQPFAIALMTAEGVPLLWQGQEFGEIYGKDDIGGSRVLAARPLHWNFFYEREGRALVNLYRRLGKLRHQYSALRSRNSIFYRQYSKLDKGLVAYLRLPEEQNETSVLVLINFSDQDGTLRVPLSSGRWQEQLMPDKEIIEVDNSGDYEVYLPSNYGKIFVRIS
- a CDS encoding extracellular solute-binding protein — encoded protein: MSSNYIIKGICIALFFFFASAAHSDEKKIYLWHKEATAKEFIRDICAEFSKKHGVQIKAEYIPVNHLKQALIKRALRGRMPEIALVPSDFVGLFSLINLSKVPASLNNPDIGENAYGTVRIGGKIYGAPILGGNHIMMYYNKKKVKTPATTWAELYAQKAALEQQGVKPIGWSYNDVYWFVGFMGPFGGWPMEGGEITLNTKAMQDALTFYKSLADKGLIPQDCNSGCGTDRFFNGEFAYALNGDWAYLQTEKALGKDFGVAVIPSIGTKPVTPMYSTHALVFPGKSLQGPMRDILEQFTMTMQSEPIQRRWYTALKRLPVHKKVLNDFKQQADPNQRQFLRQLEIARAMPSESSMSYAWEGIRKGFYRFLAGSLDAEQASALMQKVAESHD
- a CDS encoding adenylate/guanylate cyclase domain-containing protein — protein: MKKSWFSIFRNFPFTLTIIILVATGVPALIISYFLIDKNYQTARGGAIKGLNDQAKSIALDLTNQLNGTASRLRILGRTGDMALASYSELFGGDAAEDMGNFNTGNDLVASTYLFIKNSNILNNNTPPMEVVPDCVADIKLPSAVMQSLNHFFQEDSDTMPSQYIASDFCNDHQDEKCKENEDKCGKDFFAKVIKRISYDERAKGENGSTSKVVYSSNRPCRTDHGIAIIVPLATKEHVNSPITTLGAVIAIVPVDYLITVIRSRIAPESKRVFDFQLKDGTSLCNWKTSLSSVQDYGQEDLISSTPASLGLSSDTDPDKLIVEYRLVLSEPSDIRFAEVDKNKEQLFFIVLISLFVILILAYFTANFIVSPLKDMKKIVNQYAAGDYSSFKGKIFFAEFANFTRLLERMGEKILDQLANLQEINSAYARFVPNDFLNYLQKESIIEVQLGDHVEKNMSVLFADIADFTTISERMSPKQNFTFVNSILNAIGPIIRNNNGFIDKYIGDAIMALFDKSPDDAIAAGIGLLNAVTAYNEKRKKAKYYTAPIKIRVGINTGHLMLGIIGEYGRMDGTVISDAVNLASRLEGLAKLYGASLVISGHTFYRLEKPLKYRIRELDLVAVKGKSQPVSVFEVLEGDESETMQKKRDCKKHFEKGVFLYRDKHFHRTRQIMQGILRDNPNDKAAQLYYDRCQENIEFGVPENWQAVTRLYQK
- a CDS encoding nitrate reductase gives rise to the protein MAIQWHKSTCPYCGVGCGLQVGVEQGRIVKVQGMEEHPINKGRICALAAHLPPVFNAPSRLTQPLLRRNGQLIPVSWDEAVHYVAGDLNRIIEEHGPNAVAFYGGAANLTEEYYLMNKLIKGCIGTNNIECSTRLCMASSAAGFLSTLGADAPPTCYADIEQADLFYVAGNNMAVTLPIIFLRLKKAAEKGAKVIIVDPRRTETAAIADIHLQIKPGTDVALNNTLAHILLKEGFVDEESVDIRTSGLDELKIFLEKYTPSYGAEITGCPAEQIIAAARLIGSCKNMLTFWFQGYNHSTQAVFKNNSLHNLSLLTGNFCRPGAGPLSITGEANALGNRWVGALSHLLPGMRLVANPSQRQEVADFWNIPVENLQSTPGRSIIEIIQGLHEGSVKALWVTTTNPAASLPDTHWVEEGLKKAELLIVQDIFHPTETTQLADVVLAGAQWCEKTGTFISSERRIELVKKLVDPPGEAKTDCDIIIDVARAMGFEDEFSYSSPKEIFEEWKILTRGRICDMNGVTYERLEDAIGPQLPCPVKDHPGTERLFLDWRFPRADGRAALLGREYQEGAESPDSEYPFTLVTGKLAGHFNTRTRTGRVEELRRQEPENYVEIHPQDAETLSMEENDVVEVASRRGRVLAKVRVADRILAGTVYMNMHFGNALQDPDNRLANILCTHAIDRHSKQPEYKITAVRMAKVQEDYESIAAAER